A region of uncultured Anaeromusa sp. DNA encodes the following proteins:
- a CDS encoding MFS transporter encodes MKGPANSEDRKIAAIINKQLHQLRRQGHLLGRALAYPNFRLFFCGQGLSLLGTWVQSIAMSWLVYRLTGSGLLLGLVSFSGQIPSLLFSPFIGVWVDRLPRRQVLVATQALSLLQALVLAWLVWTGNAEVWHLLALSLLLGCINAADMPARQALVVELVEAREDRGNAIALNSVMFNATRLVGPALGGLLIPLVGEAVCFALNAVSYLFSLLSLVLLRLAVAEKETEKKSWRRGFRDGWKYTFGHPPIRQLLQLLALVSLSAMPYTVLLPVLAVRYFGGGAPLLGTLMAMAGAGSLCGALILSFRRSIVGLERWVGVAALLAALSLLVLSTGVPIEVAGLVLFALGVGLLFLIVGVNTLLQHMVPDRLRGRVMSFYNMSFLGLAPLGGLAAGQGADLFGVLPMLQYCGWACLAAAILFLRQLSSFQGKACQIYQDSGQLGPDEKC; translated from the coding sequence ATGAAAGGGCCAGCCAACTCAGAAGACCGCAAAATCGCAGCGATCATTAATAAACAGCTTCACCAGTTGCGGAGGCAGGGGCACCTCTTAGGGCGTGCTCTGGCCTACCCTAACTTTCGTTTGTTTTTTTGCGGCCAAGGGCTGTCTTTATTGGGTACCTGGGTGCAAAGCATTGCTATGAGCTGGTTGGTATACCGCCTAACTGGCTCTGGCTTGCTGTTGGGTCTGGTGAGTTTTTCAGGACAGATTCCTAGTTTGCTTTTTTCGCCATTTATCGGCGTCTGGGTGGATCGTCTGCCGCGAAGGCAGGTGCTCGTTGCTACCCAGGCGCTTTCTTTATTGCAGGCCCTTGTGCTGGCTTGGCTGGTTTGGACAGGCAACGCAGAAGTTTGGCATCTATTGGCGCTGAGCCTGCTATTAGGCTGTATTAATGCGGCAGACATGCCGGCACGCCAGGCGTTGGTTGTGGAACTGGTGGAAGCCCGTGAAGATCGCGGTAACGCCATTGCCTTAAACTCCGTCATGTTTAATGCGACACGGTTAGTAGGGCCAGCGTTAGGGGGACTTTTGATTCCATTGGTCGGCGAAGCAGTCTGTTTTGCTCTCAATGCAGTAAGCTATCTGTTTTCGTTGCTTTCTTTGGTTTTGCTGCGTCTGGCTGTGGCAGAGAAAGAAACGGAGAAAAAAAGCTGGCGCCGAGGTTTTCGGGACGGTTGGAAGTATACCTTCGGACATCCTCCGATCCGGCAATTGCTGCAGCTTTTGGCGCTGGTGAGTCTTTCCGCTATGCCCTATACCGTGCTGTTGCCAGTGCTGGCGGTGCGTTATTTTGGCGGTGGCGCGCCGCTTTTGGGGACATTAATGGCTATGGCCGGAGCCGGCTCTTTATGCGGAGCGCTTATTCTGTCTTTTCGGCGCAGCATTGTCGGCCTGGAGCGCTGGGTTGGCGTGGCGGCTCTTTTGGCGGCGCTGAGCTTATTGGTGCTTTCGACAGGCGTGCCGATTGAGGTTGCCGGACTCGTGCTGTTTGCCCTAGGAGTAGGTCTGCTTTTTTTGATCGTCGGCGTCAATACCTTGCTGCAGCACATGGTTCCTGATCGCTTGAGAGGCCGGGTTATGAGCTTTTACAATATGTCTTTTTTGGGATTGGCCCCATTGGGAGGCCTGGCTGCAGGACAGGGAGCCGACTTGTTTGGGGTCTTGCCTATGCTGCAATATTGCGGTTGGGCGTGCTTGGCAGCGGCCATTCTTTTTTTGCGACAGTTGTCATCTTTTCAGGGAAAGGCTTGTCAAATTTACCAAGACTCCGGTCAGTTAGGGCCGGATGAGAAATGTTGA
- a CDS encoding hotdog domain-containing protein, which yields MAMKKFETHHLITGADTNHHGTLFAGRGAAWFVEAGFVAAASMTCTAETVCATVHGMVFNRPVKKGSILRFDSRVVYAGRSSLVVYVDVETADKEEFVVDGFLTFIHVDETGRSAPHGIVVVPETEEEKELYERASQLRRPQNRSDH from the coding sequence ATGGCCATGAAAAAATTTGAAACTCATCATTTGATAACCGGAGCCGATACCAATCATCACGGAACCTTGTTTGCCGGTCGCGGCGCTGCGTGGTTTGTAGAAGCCGGTTTTGTCGCTGCCGCCAGCATGACTTGTACGGCGGAGACCGTATGTGCTACTGTGCATGGCATGGTTTTTAACCGTCCGGTAAAAAAAGGCAGTATTCTGCGTTTTGACAGCCGGGTTGTGTATGCAGGGCGTTCCAGTCTGGTTGTATATGTAGATGTGGAAACGGCTGATAAGGAAGAGTTTGTAGTTGACGGCTTTTTGACCTTTATTCATGTGGATGAGACCGGTCGTTCGGCGCCGCACGGTATTGTCGTGGTGCCGGAGACGGAGGAAGAGAAGGAGCTCTATGAAAGGGCCAGCCAACTCAGAAGACCGCAAAATCGCAGCGATCATTAA